Proteins from one Streptomyces sp. NBC_00289 genomic window:
- a CDS encoding NAD(P)/FAD-dependent oxidoreductase, translating into MRTVTVVGASLSGLYAARELRAQGFDGRLVIVGDEAHRPYDRPPLSKDFLTGRADEDHLALADADEIAELDAEWRLGVRARGLDSRGRTVLLDNGRTVSTDGVVIATGASARRLPGAGLSGVHTLRTLDDARTLRDELGRGPRQVVVIGGGFIGAETASSCAALGHTVTVVEAAALPLAPQLGAEMATVCAALHRRGGAELVTGTGVAGLRGTDAVTGVGLADGRLLPADIVIVGIGATPNTAWLAGSTLALQDGVLCDDGCMTALPQVVAVGDVARVGGHRAEHWTSATEQPRVAVTNLLAGRPLETARSLPYFWSDQYGARIQFAGRRRPGDTVRIAEGELSEGAPAEDGFLAVYERDGRTTAVLAVNRPRPFMRTRRELARQESRVQPAAL; encoded by the coding sequence CACTCTCCGGTCTCTACGCCGCCCGGGAACTGCGAGCCCAGGGCTTCGACGGACGACTGGTGATCGTCGGCGACGAAGCGCACCGCCCCTATGACCGCCCTCCCCTCTCCAAGGACTTCCTCACCGGCCGCGCGGACGAGGACCACCTCGCCCTGGCCGACGCCGACGAGATCGCCGAACTCGACGCCGAGTGGCGCCTCGGCGTGCGGGCGCGCGGCCTCGACTCCCGGGGCCGCACCGTGCTGCTGGACAACGGCCGCACCGTCTCGACCGACGGAGTCGTCATCGCCACCGGTGCCTCGGCCCGCCGCCTCCCGGGTGCCGGACTCTCCGGAGTGCACACCCTGCGCACCCTCGACGACGCCCGAACCCTGCGCGACGAACTGGGCCGGGGACCACGTCAGGTCGTCGTCATCGGCGGCGGTTTCATCGGCGCCGAAACCGCCTCGTCCTGCGCCGCCCTCGGGCACACCGTCACCGTTGTCGAGGCGGCCGCGCTGCCTCTGGCGCCTCAACTCGGCGCCGAGATGGCCACCGTGTGCGCCGCCCTGCACCGCCGCGGCGGAGCGGAGCTGGTCACGGGTACCGGAGTGGCGGGGTTGCGCGGCACGGACGCCGTCACAGGGGTGGGACTCGCCGACGGCCGCCTGCTGCCCGCCGACATCGTGATCGTCGGTATCGGCGCCACCCCCAACACCGCCTGGCTGGCCGGTTCGACACTCGCCCTGCAGGACGGCGTCCTGTGCGACGACGGCTGCATGACGGCCCTGCCGCAGGTGGTCGCGGTCGGCGACGTCGCCCGAGTGGGCGGCCACCGGGCCGAGCACTGGACCTCCGCGACGGAACAACCCCGGGTCGCCGTGACCAACCTGCTCGCGGGCCGCCCCCTGGAGACCGCGCGGTCGCTGCCGTACTTCTGGTCGGACCAGTACGGGGCGCGCATCCAGTTCGCCGGCCGGCGCCGGCCCGGGGACACCGTGCGCATCGCCGAGGGCGAGCTGTCCGAGGGGGCGCCCGCCGAAGACGGCTTCCTCGCTGTCTACGAGCGGGACGGACGGACGACCGCCGTACTCGCCGTGAACCGCCCCCGCCCGTTCATGCGCACCCGGCGCGAACTCGCGCGGCAGGAGAGCCGGGTGCAGCCTGCCGCACTCTGA